The following coding sequences are from one Liolophura sinensis isolate JHLJ2023 chromosome 12, CUHK_Ljap_v2, whole genome shotgun sequence window:
- the LOC135479291 gene encoding trace amine-associated receptor 7b-like, producing the protein MLENKTLLNECDILWLCVNTTVGYNDEQPELSREIRTIQGVVILTISLLIIASNVINVVVLRAILAPFLSSFTIVFTSISITRALKKGNVGSTINTDGIASNGNDNRRRHRERKAVQLIITATVMFFAFWGPYVVVTLTSVFGKVVIPVWLEFTVTWMGNANSFVNVMIYSWIYPAFRSEAKSLMWNTIRCQCCRNSRHRRRVDPDVTESNGSC; encoded by the exons ATGCTAGAGAACAAAACACTGCTAAATGAGTGTGATATTTTGTGGCTGTGCGTTAACACAACCGTTGGCTACAATGATGAACAGCCGGAGCTCTCAAGAGAAATTAGAACTATTCAAGGAGTAGTAATTTTAACAATATCTTTATTGATTATTGCCAGTAACGTGATCAATGTGGTCGTTTTAAGAG CTATTCTTGCCCCTTTTTTAAGCAGTTTCACCATCGTGTTTACATCAATTAGCATTACGCGAGCCTTAAAGAAAGGAAACGTTGGCAGCACTATCAACACAGATGGCATCGCGTCAAACGGAAACGATAACAGAAGAAGACATAGGGAGAGAAAAGCCGTTCAACTGATTATCACCGCAACGGTGATGTTCTTCGCCTTTTGGGGCCCTTATGTTGTGGTGACATTGACCAGTGTGTTCGGTAAAGTCGTGATTCCTGTTTGGTTGGAATTCACCGTGACATGGATGGGAAATGCTAACAGTTTTGTTAATGTGATGATTTACTCCTGGATTTACCCGGCATTTAGGAGCGAAGCAAAATCGTTGATGTGGAACACAATACGGTGTCAGTGTTGTCGGAATTCACGCCACCGCAGAAGAGTTGATCCCGACGTGACAGAATCGAACGGCTCTTGTTGA